In a single window of the Falco rusticolus isolate bFalRus1 chromosome 11, bFalRus1.pri, whole genome shotgun sequence genome:
- the LOC119155572 gene encoding armadillo-like helical domain containing protein 1: MTSVKEQEAIGKLMVSLQKWDSAHKVARRCILDNFIKSNDGKTEPELELELSQGSKAAWGAPRWSVNLSLALTNNYTYSTCLDKLLKSIGILLSAASGCRYLIEFLEPGGILILLEVLGLNHLKEENKRESLKLLQLVADAGRKYKELICESYGVRSLAKFLATSSSAEAQEDMQILLDPSDHGNPKYQNQVYKGLLAVLL; encoded by the exons ATGACCTCTGTTAAAGAGCAGGAAGCCATCGGAAAGCTCATGGTTTCCTTGCAGAAATGGGATAGTGCCCACAAAGTTGCTCGAAGGTGCATCCTGGACAACTTCATTAAAAGCAATGATGGCAAGACAGAaccagagctggagctggagctctCCCAGGGA TCAAAGGCAGCCTGGGGAGCACCACGATGGTCTGTAAATCTCTCCTTAGCCTTGACAAACAACTACACTTACAGCACATGCCTTGACAAGCTGCTGAAGTCCATTGGCATCCTCCTATCTGCTGCAAGTGG GTGCAGATATCTTATTGAATTTCTGGAGCCTGGAGGTATCTTGATTCTCCTGGAAGTACTAGGGCTGAACCACCtgaaagaagagaacaaaaggGAGTCTctaaagctgctgcagcttgttGCAGACGCTGGCAGGAAGTATAAGGAGCTCATTTGTGAAAGCTATG GGGTGCGATCCCTTGCCAAGTTCTTGGCCACTTCCAGCTCAGCAGAGGCTCAAGAAGATATGCAGATTCTGCTGGACCCTTCAGACCATGGCAATCCCAAGTACCAGAACCAAGTCTACAAAGGcctccttgctgtgctgct GTAG